In a single window of the Pseudomonas oryzihabitans genome:
- a CDS encoding TusE/DsrC/DsvC family sulfur relay protein: MHSLDLDPEGYLRDLSQWSPEVARQLALQEGIELTERHWQVLQALRDFYAQFQLSPANRPLIKYIAQTLGPELGTSLQLNLLFKGAPAKLGAKLAGLPKPDNCL, translated from the coding sequence ATGCACTCTCTCGACCTCGACCCCGAAGGCTATCTGCGCGATCTCTCCCAATGGAGTCCCGAGGTAGCCCGGCAACTCGCACTCCAGGAAGGCATCGAATTGACCGAACGCCACTGGCAGGTGCTGCAGGCGCTCCGTGACTTTTATGCGCAATTCCAGCTATCACCAGCCAATCGGCCGCTGATCAAGTACATCGCCCAGACACTGGGCCCCGAACTGGGTACCAGCCTGCAGCTCAACCTGCTGTTCAAGGGAGCGCCGGCCAAGCTCGGCGCCAAGCTCGCCGGCCTGCCGAAACCGGACAATTGCCTATGA
- a CDS encoding Bax inhibitor-1/YccA family protein: MNERQYAYNPALAQSRDVSRVLRNTYALLAMTLAFSGLVAFVSQQMRLPYPNIFVVLIGFYGLFFLTMKTRDSGWGLVSTFALTGFMGYTLGPILNMYLGLPNGGSVIASAAGMTALAFFGLSAYALISRKDMSFLSGFLMAGFWILLGAVMLSFFVQISGLQLAISAGFVLFAAAAILFQTSAIVHGGEDNYIMATITLYVSIYNMFLSLLQIFGFASNND; encoded by the coding sequence ATGAACGAGCGTCAATACGCCTACAACCCTGCCCTCGCGCAATCTCGGGACGTCAGCCGTGTATTGCGCAACACCTACGCCCTGCTGGCCATGACTCTGGCGTTCAGCGGCCTGGTCGCCTTCGTCTCGCAGCAGATGCGGTTGCCCTACCCCAACATCTTCGTGGTCTTGATCGGCTTCTACGGCCTGTTCTTCCTGACCATGAAGACGCGTGACAGCGGCTGGGGTCTGGTCAGCACCTTCGCCCTGACCGGCTTCATGGGCTACACCCTGGGCCCGATCCTGAACATGTACCTGGGCTTGCCCAACGGTGGCAGCGTGATCGCCTCCGCGGCCGGCATGACCGCCCTGGCCTTCTTTGGGCTGTCGGCCTACGCCCTGATCAGCCGCAAGGACATGAGCTTCCTGAGTGGCTTCCTGATGGCGGGCTTCTGGATCCTGCTGGGCGCCGTGATGCTGTCCTTCTTCGTCCAGATCAGCGGCCTGCAACTGGCCATCAGCGCGGGCTTCGTGCTGTTCGCCGCCGCGGCCATCCTGTTCCAGACCAGTGCCATCGTGCACGGTGGTGAAGACAACTACATCATGGCTACCATCACCCTGTACGTCTCGATCTACAATATGTTCCTCAGCTTGCTGCAGATCTTCGGATTCGCCAGCAACAACGATTGA
- the tusC gene encoding sulfurtransferase complex subunit TusC, with translation MAKSTLVISRQPALGGLAPREALDIVLAGGAFELPLAMLFAGPGVTQLLAADSTALEQKDLSANLSALPLFGVDAIYAEATALQRLGITPEQLPAWVTPLEPEALATLIHDHDQVISI, from the coding sequence ATGGCCAAGAGTACCCTCGTCATCTCTCGTCAGCCGGCGCTGGGCGGTCTGGCTCCTCGCGAGGCACTGGATATCGTGCTGGCAGGTGGCGCCTTCGAGCTGCCCCTGGCGATGCTGTTCGCAGGCCCTGGGGTGACCCAACTGCTGGCAGCCGACAGCACTGCCCTCGAACAGAAGGATCTGAGCGCCAATCTCTCCGCACTGCCGCTGTTCGGCGTCGACGCCATCTATGCGGAAGCCACGGCCCTGCAGCGTCTGGGCATCACGCCCGAGCAATTGCCCGCCTGGGTGACCCCACTCGAACCCGAGGCGTTGGCCACGTTGATCCACGACCATGACCAGGTGATTTCCATTTGA
- the tusB gene encoding sulfurtransferase complex subunit TusB, with the protein MTTLHLFSRSPLTESDALDGLTWVRGGDAILLTGGAVEALRPGSTASQALARLPAEAGLYALAEDVQARRLHPERGVTLIDYPTFVDLSVSHAKVISWT; encoded by the coding sequence TTGACGACTCTGCACCTGTTTTCCCGCTCGCCGCTGACAGAGTCCGATGCCCTGGACGGCTTGACCTGGGTCCGTGGCGGGGACGCCATCCTGCTCACCGGTGGCGCCGTGGAGGCACTGCGCCCGGGTAGCACCGCCAGCCAGGCGTTGGCACGGCTGCCTGCGGAAGCAGGCCTCTACGCGCTCGCGGAAGACGTCCAGGCCCGCCGCCTACATCCGGAGCGTGGCGTGACCCTGATCGATTACCCCACTTTCGTTGACCTGAGCGTGAGCCACGCCAAGGTCATCAGCTGGACCTAG
- the tusD gene encoding sulfurtransferase complex subunit TusD → MKFAIVVLSPPQAPSARRALRFCEALLAGGHELSRLFLYRDGVHNASHASVSGQDELDLPVRWRELIERHQIDAVVCIAAALKRGLLDENEARRYERGGAVNVHAPWQLSGLGQLHEAVQDADRLLCFGGD, encoded by the coding sequence ATGAAATTTGCCATCGTTGTCCTTTCTCCCCCTCAGGCGCCTTCGGCGCGGCGGGCCCTGCGCTTCTGCGAAGCGCTGTTGGCCGGGGGCCACGAACTGTCGCGACTCTTCCTCTACCGCGACGGCGTCCATAACGCCTCACACGCCTCGGTCAGCGGACAGGACGAGTTGGACCTGCCCGTGCGCTGGCGCGAGTTGATCGAACGCCACCAGATCGACGCCGTGGTCTGCATCGCCGCTGCCCTCAAGCGCGGGCTGCTGGACGAGAACGAAGCGCGGCGCTATGAACGGGGTGGCGCAGTGAACGTGCATGCGCCCTGGCAGTTGTCCGGCCTGGGGCAGTTGCATGAAGCGGTACAGGACGCCGATCGCCTGCTCTGCTTTGGAGGCGACTAG